In the genome of Gloeotrichia echinulata CP02, one region contains:
- a CDS encoding helix-turn-helix domain-containing protein, translating to MKVTYQYRLESKSSQKLILNEWLRICRYWYNRQLGERFSWWENNRHAVNSCPIFVTKLPELLDRPNYYSQKLQLPAIKKDLSIVQWSGELLDFKSVDSTVLQDVCQRVDKAFERFLIGDSNGKRSGKPRFKTEASFKTMTLATANNEWIR from the coding sequence ATGAAAGTAACCTACCAGTACCGACTAGAGTCGAAATCAAGTCAGAAACTAATTCTTAACGAATGGTTGAGAATTTGTCGGTACTGGTATAACCGCCAATTGGGTGAACGCTTCTCTTGGTGGGAAAACAACCGCCATGCCGTAAATAGTTGTCCAATCTTTGTAACTAAACTCCCTGAGCTACTAGACCGACCTAACTATTACAGTCAGAAGCTCCAGTTACCAGCCATCAAAAAAGACTTGAGCATTGTGCAATGGTCGGGCGAGTTACTTGACTTCAAAAGCGTAGATTCAACCGTTCTACAAGATGTTTGCCAGCGAGTTGATAAAGCTTTCGAGCGTTTCCTGATTGGGGATTCTAACGGTAAACGTTCTGGAAAACCACGCTTCAAAACTGAGGCAAGTTTTAAAACCATGACGTTGGCAACGGCTAATAATGAATGGATCAGGTGA
- the pdxA gene encoding 4-hydroxythreonine-4-phosphate dehydrogenase PdxA gives MYQINQINRPRLALTMGDPAGIGPEVILKALADPEVGKICDLTVVGNLDLLVESYHKLGNLAPLANPAELCVIDVALKGKIQDEIITGIGNAASGAASFAYIEDAIAQTLAGKFDGIVTGPIAKSAWKAAGYNYPGQTELLAENSGVDRFGMLFVARSPYTGWTLRTILATTHIPLCQVADTLTPELLTKKLDLLVECLEKDFGIENGRIAIAGLNPHSGEQGQLGTEEIDWLIPWLEQERQNRPQLQLDGPIPPDTMWVKPGMAWYGNAQSKNPADAYLALYHDQGLIPVKLMAFDRAVNTSIGLPFVRTSPDHGTAFDIAGQGIADATSMKAAIKLAIELVNRR, from the coding sequence ATGTATCAGATAAATCAGATAAATCGCCCACGTTTGGCGTTGACAATGGGAGATCCTGCGGGGATAGGGCCAGAGGTGATTTTAAAGGCGTTAGCAGATCCAGAAGTTGGTAAGATCTGTGACCTGACGGTGGTAGGAAATTTAGATTTGCTGGTAGAGAGTTATCACAAACTGGGGAATCTAGCACCTTTAGCAAATCCAGCCGAGTTGTGTGTGATTGATGTGGCGTTGAAGGGGAAGATTCAAGATGAAATTATCACAGGGATTGGTAATGCGGCGAGTGGTGCGGCCAGTTTTGCTTATATCGAAGATGCGATCGCCCAGACACTGGCTGGTAAATTTGATGGTATTGTCACAGGTCCAATTGCTAAATCAGCTTGGAAAGCCGCAGGATACAATTATCCAGGGCAAACGGAACTTTTGGCTGAAAATTCTGGTGTTGATCGCTTTGGGATGTTATTTGTAGCGCGATCGCCCTATACTGGTTGGACATTGCGGACAATACTTGCTACGACACATATTCCTTTATGTCAAGTAGCTGATACGCTGACACCAGAGTTGCTGACCAAGAAACTAGATTTATTGGTGGAGTGTTTAGAGAAAGATTTTGGGATTGAGAATGGGAGAATTGCGATCGCGGGTTTAAATCCCCACAGTGGGGAACAAGGACAACTGGGAACAGAAGAAATTGATTGGTTAATTCCTTGGTTAGAGCAAGAGCGTCAAAATCGCCCACAATTACAGTTAGATGGGCCAATTCCGCCAGATACAATGTGGGTTAAACCAGGCATGGCTTGGTATGGAAATGCTCAGAGCAAAAATCCTGCTGATGCTTATTTAGCACTTTACCACGACCAAGGTTTAATTCCTGTGAAGTTGATGGCGTTTGACCGTGCGGTTAATACTTCTATTGGTCTTCCGTTTGTGAGAACTTCACCAGATCATGGGACAGCTTTTGATATTGCGGGTCAGGGAATTGCTGATGCTACAAGTATGAAAGCAGCGATCAAGTTGGCGATTGAGTTGGTGAATCGGAGGTGA
- a CDS encoding PetM family cytochrome b6-f complex subunit 7 → MGGEIFNAALLSFGLIFVGWGLGALLLKIQGAEAEE, encoded by the coding sequence ATGGGTGGCGAAATTTTCAATGCGGCTCTATTGTCCTTCGGTTTAATCTTCGTGGGTTGGGGTCTAGGCGCGTTGTTACTGAAAATTCAGGGCGCAGAAGCAGAAGAATAA
- a CDS encoding NAD(+) kinase has product MPKAGIIYNDIKPIASRVAVELKDELTAAGWHVSMTTSVGGILGYSDPDSPVCHTPIEALTPPGFDSEMEFAVVLGGDGTVLAASRQVASCGIPLLTVNTGHMGFLTEVYLNQLPQAIEQVKTGQYEIEERAMLNVKVLRGESVLWEALCLNEMVLHREPLTSMCHFEIAVGRHAPVDIAADGVIVSTPTGSTAYSLSAGGPVVTPGVPVLQLVPICPHSLASRALVFPDTEPVNIYPVNIPRLVMVVDGNGGCYILSEDRVHLERAQYNARFIRLQRPEFFRILREKLGWGLPHIAKPTSVELP; this is encoded by the coding sequence GTGCCGAAAGCAGGCATTATCTACAATGACATTAAACCGATAGCGAGTCGTGTCGCTGTCGAACTGAAAGACGAGCTAACCGCTGCCGGTTGGCATGTGTCTATGACAACAAGTGTTGGTGGAATACTTGGCTACTCTGATCCTGATAGTCCTGTATGTCACACCCCTATTGAAGCTCTGACGCCCCCTGGTTTTGACTCAGAAATGGAATTCGCGGTCGTATTAGGCGGGGATGGCACTGTTTTGGCTGCTTCTCGTCAGGTCGCCTCCTGCGGTATCCCACTTTTAACCGTGAATACAGGACACATGGGGTTTTTGACAGAGGTTTACCTCAACCAATTACCCCAAGCCATCGAACAGGTAAAGACGGGTCAGTATGAAATTGAAGAGCGAGCAATGCTCAATGTCAAAGTGCTGCGCGGAGAGTCAGTGCTTTGGGAAGCCCTATGCTTGAATGAAATGGTGCTGCATCGAGAACCATTGACTTCAATGTGCCATTTTGAAATTGCTGTCGGGCGTCATGCGCCAGTTGACATAGCCGCAGATGGTGTGATTGTTTCAACACCAACTGGTTCTACAGCATATTCCTTGAGCGCAGGTGGTCCAGTTGTTACCCCTGGCGTACCCGTATTACAGCTAGTGCCCATTTGTCCCCATTCCCTAGCTTCCAGAGCATTAGTGTTTCCCGATACAGAACCAGTAAACATCTATCCAGTCAATATTCCTCGGCTGGTGATGGTGGTAGACGGTAATGGGGGATGCTATATTCTCTCAGAGGATCGGGTACATTTAGAGCGAGCGCAATATAACGCTCGATTCATTCGCCTACAACGTCCAGAATTTTTCCGTATTTTGCGAGAAAAATTGGGTTGGGGTCTACCACATATTGCCAAACCCACTTCGGTAGAATTACCTTAG
- a CDS encoding transposase produces the protein MHRPIPDGFTLKQISLTKKADSWYIQMILELVSVPNQTTKFIPNWDNSMGIDAVLQGDDYLATSEGEKLPSLKPLRKNQAKLARISIKRNQRKRGAKSRRKLAKREAKQHQKIARSRKDFQYKTAHKLVRTGKKFFFYEDLNLKGLTRRNKTKQDENGSYLPNGQSAKSGLNKSWADGAFGQFFEILECIAEKAGAVAVSQKPQYSSMILSYRNEIIFTDCSIREYWDEQNTLMVDRDINAAVNLKRLGLGIFPSIKSRSGKLDIVGTMDDSTTEEILHTLHRAVGSLHLPLAEV, from the coding sequence ATGCACCGACCCATACCTGACGGATTTACCCTTAAACAAATTAGCCTTACTAAAAAGGCTGATAGCTGGTATATCCAGATGATATTAGAATTGGTATCTGTACCGAATCAAACGACCAAATTTATCCCTAATTGGGACAACTCAATGGGGATTGATGCTGTTTTGCAAGGCGATGACTATCTTGCAACTTCAGAAGGTGAAAAACTCCCATCTTTAAAGCCATTACGTAAGAATCAAGCCAAGCTAGCTCGTATTTCTATTAAGAGAAACCAACGCAAGAGAGGAGCTAAATCTCGGCGTAAATTGGCAAAACGTGAAGCCAAACAGCATCAAAAAATTGCTAGAAGTCGTAAAGATTTCCAGTACAAAACGGCTCATAAACTTGTCAGAACTGGAAAGAAATTTTTCTTCTACGAAGACTTAAACCTCAAAGGGTTAACCCGACGCAATAAAACCAAACAGGATGAGAATGGAAGTTATCTTCCCAATGGACAGTCTGCTAAGTCAGGACTGAATAAGTCATGGGCTGATGGTGCTTTTGGACAATTCTTTGAAATTCTGGAGTGCATAGCCGAAAAAGCTGGTGCTGTAGCAGTTTCACAGAAGCCACAATATAGTTCAATGATTCTCAGCTACCGCAATGAAATTATTTTTACTGATTGCAGTATCAGAGAATATTGGGATGAGCAAAATACTTTGATGGTTGACCGCGACATTAATGCAGCAGTCAACTTGAAAAGACTGGGGTTGGGCATTTTCCCCAGTATAAAAAGCCGTAGTGGGAAACTGGACATAGTTGGAACTATGGACGATAGTACCACGGAGGAAATCCTTCATACCCTTCATCGGGCTGTTGGAAGCCTACACTTACCGCTTGCGGAAGTGTAG
- a CDS encoding SDR family oxidoreductase gives MTLLIVGATGTLGRQVARRAIDEGYKVRCLVRSTKKAAFLKEWGAELVSGDLSYPQTLTGALEGITAVIDAATSRATDSLSIKQVDWDGKVALIQAAKAAGVERFIFFSILDADKYPEVPLMEIKRCTEIFLAESGINYTILRLAGFMQGLIGQYGIPILENQPVWVTGESSPVAYMDTQDIAKFAIRALSVPETEKQAFPVVGTRAWSAEEIINLCERLSGKDARVTRMPINLLRTVRSCLRFFQWGWNVADRLTFTEVLASGRPLNASMTEVYQLFGLDQQQTTTLESYLQEYFSRIMKKLKELDYEKNKTKKQKNKKTPFKQSSKVNSQ, from the coding sequence ATGACACTATTAATAGTCGGTGCTACAGGCACATTAGGAAGACAAGTGGCTCGTCGTGCTATCGATGAGGGGTATAAGGTACGCTGTCTTGTCCGGAGTACCAAAAAAGCTGCTTTTCTGAAAGAATGGGGTGCCGAACTGGTATCGGGAGATTTGAGTTACCCCCAAACCCTAACCGGCGCATTGGAAGGTATAACCGCAGTCATTGATGCAGCCACATCTCGTGCCACAGATTCACTGAGTATTAAACAGGTGGACTGGGATGGTAAAGTAGCATTGATTCAAGCCGCTAAGGCTGCGGGTGTAGAGCGTTTTATCTTCTTTTCGATTTTGGATGCAGATAAGTACCCAGAAGTACCGCTAATGGAAATTAAGCGATGTACAGAAATTTTTCTGGCTGAGTCTGGGATCAATTACACCATTTTACGGTTAGCTGGCTTTATGCAAGGCTTAATCGGTCAATATGGGATTCCAATTTTGGAAAACCAGCCAGTTTGGGTAACAGGTGAATCTTCTCCAGTCGCCTACATGGATACTCAAGACATTGCTAAATTTGCGATCCGCGCATTGAGTGTCCCAGAAACCGAAAAACAGGCTTTCCCCGTAGTGGGTACTCGTGCTTGGAGTGCAGAGGAAATTATTAACCTATGTGAACGCTTATCTGGAAAAGACGCCAGAGTAACGCGAATGCCGATAAATTTACTACGTACCGTCCGTAGCTGCCTGCGGTTCTTTCAGTGGGGATGGAACGTAGCAGATCGACTAACATTTACAGAAGTCTTAGCCAGTGGTAGACCCTTAAACGCCTCAATGACTGAGGTATATCAATTATTTGGGTTAGACCAACAACAAACCACCACCCTAGAAAGCTACCTGCAAGAATACTTCAGCCGAATTATGAAAAAACTCAAAGAGTTAGACTACGAGAAAAATAAAACCAAAAAGCAAAAAAACAAAAAAACTCCGTTTAAACAGTCTTCAAAAGTCAATAGTCAATAG
- a CDS encoding response regulator transcription factor, with product MVVAHRDCVLVVETDETLANQLSFDLLEAGYDSIWATDAASGLQHCRDRQPALIVLDRMLAGESGLSLCKNLRSSGMRSPVLVLMARDTVDDRVACLEAGADDYILKPYRSEDFLKLIRLYLKPDVDTTEQLRFGDLVLDISTRRAIHNGRVIDLTMKEFELLKFLMEHPREVLTREQILENVWGYDFMGESNVIEVYIRYLRLKIEDEGQKRLIQTVRGVGYVLRES from the coding sequence ATGGTAGTTGCTCACAGGGACTGTGTTTTGGTGGTTGAAACTGATGAGACTCTAGCAAATCAGCTTTCTTTCGATTTGCTTGAAGCCGGCTATGACTCTATTTGGGCTACTGATGCGGCCAGTGGTTTGCAACATTGTCGCGATCGCCAGCCTGCTTTAATTGTTTTAGATCGAATGCTAGCGGGAGAATCAGGACTTTCTTTGTGCAAAAATCTCCGAAGTTCTGGTATGCGATCGCCTGTGCTGGTCTTAATGGCGCGGGATACCGTTGATGATCGTGTCGCTTGTTTAGAAGCTGGCGCTGATGATTACATCCTCAAACCCTACCGCTCAGAAGACTTTTTGAAGTTGATTCGTCTCTACTTAAAACCTGATGTCGATACTACAGAGCAGTTACGCTTTGGTGATCTAGTCTTAGACATCAGTACCCGTCGCGCTATCCATAATGGACGGGTGATTGATTTGACCATGAAGGAATTTGAACTTTTAAAGTTTTTAATGGAACATCCTCGTGAGGTGTTAACCCGCGAACAAATTTTGGAAAATGTCTGGGGTTACGACTTTATGGGAGAGTCGAATGTAATTGAAGTGTATATTCGCTATTTGCGGCTGAAAATCGAAGATGAAGGTCAAAAGCGCCTCATTCAAACGGTGCGCGGCGTCGGGTACGTGTTAAGAGAATCTTAA
- the tnpA gene encoding IS200/IS605 family transposase codes for MILTSIGRSVSDLKAHLVLTTKYRRKAFTLEMLKRLEDILVDLLQKWDCKLVEFNGEEDHVHLLFQYHPDLQLSKLVNNVKSVTSRKLRQEYAEHLEKFFWKDVFWNGSYFVASCGGVTISKLKEYIENQNSPE; via the coding sequence ATGATTTTGACTTCAATTGGTCGGTCAGTGAGTGATTTAAAGGCTCACTTAGTTTTGACGACAAAGTATAGACGCAAGGCCTTTACTCTAGAAATGTTAAAACGACTGGAGGATATTTTAGTTGACTTGCTCCAAAAGTGGGATTGCAAGTTAGTAGAATTCAACGGAGAAGAGGATCATGTCCACCTACTATTTCAGTACCACCCAGATTTACAGCTTAGTAAATTGGTAAATAACGTCAAATCAGTAACTTCGCGCAAATTACGTCAAGAATATGCAGAACATCTAGAAAAGTTCTTCTGGAAAGATGTCTTTTGGAACGGATCTTATTTTGTAGCCAGTTGCGGTGGAGTAACAATTTCAAAGCTTAAAGAATATATTGAGAATCAAAATAGTCCAGAATGA